A stretch of Streptomyces vietnamensis DNA encodes these proteins:
- the hutH gene encoding histidine ammonia-lyase, giving the protein MQTVVLGTSGTTPQDVIDVARHGARVELSTEAVAALAAAREIVDALAAKPEPVYGVSTGFGALATRHISHELRAQLQRNIVRSHAAGMGPRVEREVVRALMFLRLKTVASGHTGVRPEVAQTMADVLNAGITPVVHEYGSLGCSGDLAPLSHCALALMGEGDAEGPDGVVKPAGELLAAAGIAPVELKEKEGLALLNGTDGMLGMLIMALADLDTLYKSADITAALSLEALLGTEKVLEPELHAIRPHPGQAASAANMLAVLKGSGLTGHAQAGEAPRVQDAYSVRCAPQVAGAGRDTMAHALLVAERELAAAVDNPVVLPDGRVASNGNFHGAPVAYVLDFLAIAAADLGSIAERRTDRLLDKNRSHGLPPFLADDAGVDSGLMIAQYTQAALVSETKRLAVPASADSIPSSAMQEDHVSMGWSAARKLRTAIGNLNRILAVELYAATRGIELREGLTPAPASRAAIEALRAAGVQGPGPDRFLAPDLAAADAFVREGKLVAAVEQVTGPLA; this is encoded by the coding sequence ATGCAGACAGTCGTCCTCGGCACGTCCGGCACGACCCCGCAGGACGTCATCGACGTCGCCCGCCACGGCGCCCGCGTCGAGCTGTCGACCGAGGCGGTGGCCGCGCTGGCCGCCGCGCGGGAGATCGTGGACGCCCTCGCCGCCAAGCCCGAGCCCGTCTACGGGGTCTCCACCGGATTCGGCGCGCTCGCCACCCGGCACATCAGCCACGAGCTCCGCGCCCAGCTCCAGCGCAACATCGTCCGCTCGCACGCCGCCGGCATGGGCCCGCGCGTCGAGCGCGAGGTCGTCCGCGCCCTGATGTTCCTCCGGCTCAAGACCGTCGCCTCCGGGCACACCGGCGTCCGCCCCGAGGTCGCCCAGACCATGGCCGACGTCCTCAACGCCGGCATCACCCCCGTCGTCCACGAGTACGGCTCCCTCGGCTGCTCCGGCGACCTCGCCCCGCTCTCCCACTGCGCCCTCGCGCTCATGGGCGAGGGCGACGCCGAAGGCCCCGACGGCGTGGTCAAGCCCGCGGGCGAGCTCCTCGCCGCCGCCGGCATCGCCCCCGTCGAGCTCAAGGAGAAGGAGGGCCTCGCCCTCCTCAACGGCACCGACGGCATGCTCGGCATGCTGATCATGGCCCTCGCCGACCTCGACACCCTCTACAAGTCGGCCGACATCACCGCCGCGCTCTCCCTCGAAGCACTCCTCGGCACCGAGAAGGTCCTCGAACCCGAGCTGCACGCCATCCGCCCGCACCCCGGCCAGGCCGCCTCCGCCGCCAACATGCTGGCCGTCCTCAAGGGCTCCGGCCTCACCGGCCACGCCCAGGCCGGCGAGGCCCCCCGCGTCCAGGACGCCTACTCGGTGCGCTGCGCCCCGCAGGTCGCCGGCGCCGGCCGCGACACCATGGCCCACGCCCTCCTCGTCGCCGAGCGCGAGCTCGCCGCCGCCGTCGACAACCCCGTCGTCCTGCCCGACGGCCGGGTCGCCTCCAACGGCAACTTCCACGGCGCCCCCGTCGCGTACGTCCTCGACTTCCTCGCGATCGCCGCCGCCGACCTCGGCTCCATCGCCGAGCGCCGCACCGACCGGCTCCTCGACAAGAACCGCTCGCACGGCCTCCCGCCGTTCCTCGCCGACGACGCCGGCGTCGACTCGGGCCTGATGATCGCCCAGTACACGCAGGCCGCCCTGGTCAGCGAGACGAAGCGGCTCGCCGTCCCGGCCTCCGCCGACTCCATCCCGTCCTCCGCGATGCAGGAGGACCACGTCTCGATGGGCTGGTCCGCCGCCCGCAAGCTGCGCACCGCGATCGGCAACCTCAACCGGATCCTCGCGGTCGAGCTGTACGCCGCCACCCGGGGCATCGAGCTCCGCGAGGGCCTCACCCCGGCGCCCGCCTCGCGGGCCGCCATCGAGGCCCTGCGCGCGGCCGGCGTCCAGGGCCCCGGCCCGGACCGCTTCCTCGCCCCCGACCTGGCCGCCGCCGACGCCTTCGTACGCGAAGGGAAGCTGGTCGCGGCCGTCGAGCAGGTCACCGGCCCGCTGGCGTAA
- a CDS encoding L,D-transpeptidase, whose product MEKRVMTVGKRRRSLAAAAAVLSGVLVLSACNDGDKDGSASGSATPQSQAQVDEAAAQKTSKAQITIAPKNGAQNASINNDAKVTVAEGKLTEVTMTSAEGATVKGEIAADGLSWKPTEQLKRATVYKIAATATDAEGLEAHENSSFTTVSQANSFIGNFTPEDGSTVGVGMPVSINFNKAITNQKAVQSGITVTSSSGQEVVGHWFSSTRLDFRPDAYWTEGSTVTLKLNLDGVEGADGVFGVQQKTVTFKIGRNQVSVVDVATKTMKVQQDGKTIKTIPISAGSPENTTYNGQMVISEKFKETRMNGATVGFTDDDGKGEYDIKDVPHAMRLSTSGTFIHGNYWGARSIFGNVNTSHGCVGLADVKGAGDPNQTAAWLFDHSLIGDVVIVKNSNDKTIKPDNGLNGWNMSWSEWKAGSAV is encoded by the coding sequence ATGGAGAAGCGTGTGATGACGGTCGGCAAGCGCCGCAGGAGCCTGGCGGCCGCGGCCGCGGTGCTCAGCGGCGTACTCGTGCTCTCGGCGTGCAACGACGGGGACAAGGACGGCAGCGCCTCCGGTTCCGCGACGCCGCAGTCACAGGCCCAGGTCGACGAGGCGGCCGCGCAGAAGACCTCCAAGGCGCAGATCACCATCGCGCCGAAGAACGGCGCCCAGAACGCCTCCATCAACAACGACGCCAAGGTCACCGTGGCCGAGGGCAAGCTCACCGAGGTCACCATGACCTCCGCCGAGGGCGCCACGGTCAAGGGCGAGATAGCGGCCGACGGGCTCAGCTGGAAGCCGACCGAGCAGCTCAAGCGGGCCACGGTCTACAAGATCGCCGCCACCGCCACCGACGCGGAGGGCCTGGAGGCCCACGAGAACTCCTCGTTCACCACCGTCTCCCAGGCCAACAGCTTCATCGGCAACTTCACGCCCGAGGACGGCTCGACCGTCGGCGTCGGCATGCCGGTCTCGATCAACTTCAACAAGGCGATCACCAACCAGAAGGCCGTCCAGAGCGGCATCACGGTCACCTCCAGCTCCGGCCAGGAGGTCGTGGGCCACTGGTTCAGCTCGACGCGCCTGGACTTCCGCCCCGACGCGTACTGGACCGAGGGTTCGACCGTCACGCTGAAGCTGAACCTCGACGGCGTCGAGGGCGCGGACGGCGTCTTCGGCGTCCAGCAGAAGACCGTCACCTTCAAGATCGGCCGCAACCAGGTCTCCGTCGTCGACGTCGCCACCAAGACCATGAAGGTCCAGCAGGACGGCAAGACGATCAAGACCATCCCGATCTCCGCCGGCTCCCCGGAGAACACCACCTACAACGGTCAGATGGTGATCTCCGAGAAGTTCAAGGAGACCCGGATGAACGGCGCCACCGTCGGCTTCACCGACGACGACGGCAAGGGCGAGTACGACATCAAGGACGTGCCGCACGCCATGCGCCTGTCCACCTCCGGCACCTTCATCCACGGCAACTACTGGGGCGCGCGGTCGATCTTCGGCAACGTGAACACCAGCCACGGCTGTGTCGGCCTCGCCGACGTCAAGGGCGCTGGCGACCCGAACCAGACGGCCGCCTGGCTCTTCGACCACTCGCTCATCGGCGACGTCGTCATTGTCAAGAACTCCAACGACAAGACGATCAAGCCCGACAACGGCCTCAACGGCTGGAACATGAGCTGGTCGGAGTGGAAGGCCGGCTCGGCGGTCTGA
- a CDS encoding helix-turn-helix transcriptional regulator, with amino-acid sequence MDLSIELGEFLRSRRARLKPQDVGLPEFGRHRRVPGLRREELAQLAGVSVAYYTRLEQGNGRNVSMEVLDAIARALRLSDTERAHLTHLAKPTVKKRQRAAIARPQRVRPGIQHLLDAMDGLPAFVLGRRGDILAWNRMARALMGDFEAWEPGDRNMARMIFLDPNTRDLYVDWECKAVEVVSTLRLYAGCYPDDKELLALVGELSVRSEEFRSLWAAHTVTDKGHGQKRIRHPLVGEMTLSYEALKVAGDDPDLVLVTYQAEPGSASADALRLLAQWGVDEAVDVRK; translated from the coding sequence ATGGACCTCAGTATCGAACTCGGTGAATTCCTGCGCTCCCGCAGGGCCCGGCTGAAGCCGCAGGACGTGGGCCTGCCCGAGTTCGGGCGGCACCGGCGGGTGCCGGGGCTGCGGCGCGAGGAACTGGCGCAGCTGGCCGGGGTGTCCGTGGCGTACTACACCCGTCTCGAGCAGGGCAACGGGCGGAACGTGTCCATGGAGGTGCTCGACGCCATCGCTCGGGCGTTGCGCCTCAGCGACACCGAGCGGGCCCATCTGACGCATCTGGCGAAGCCGACGGTGAAGAAGCGGCAGCGGGCGGCGATCGCGCGGCCGCAGCGGGTACGGCCCGGGATCCAGCACCTGCTCGACGCGATGGACGGGTTGCCGGCCTTCGTCCTGGGCCGCCGGGGCGACATCCTGGCCTGGAACCGGATGGCGCGGGCCCTGATGGGCGATTTCGAGGCCTGGGAGCCGGGTGACCGGAACATGGCCCGGATGATCTTCCTCGATCCGAACACGCGCGATCTCTACGTCGACTGGGAGTGCAAGGCGGTCGAGGTCGTCAGCACGCTGCGGCTGTACGCGGGGTGCTATCCGGACGACAAGGAGCTGCTCGCGCTGGTCGGCGAGCTGTCCGTGCGCAGCGAGGAGTTCCGCTCGCTGTGGGCGGCGCACACGGTGACCGACAAGGGACACGGACAGAAGCGGATACGGCATCCGCTGGTGGGCGAGATGACGCTGTCCTACGAGGCCCTGAAGGTGGCCGGCGACGATCCGGACCTGGTGCTCGTCACGTACCAGGCGGAGCCGGGGTCGGCGTCCGCGGACGCGCTGCGGCTGCTCGCGCAGTGGGGCGTGGACGAGGCCGTGGACGTACGGAAATGA
- a CDS encoding NAD(P)-dependent alcohol dehydrogenase encodes MTTNVTTVPAYAAPAANAPLERTTVPRRPVGEHDVLIEIKYAGICHSDIHQATNGWGEGIFPMVPGHEIAGIVAEVGPGVTKFQVGDRVGVGCFVDSCRECEYCLRGLEQYCVTGGTGTYNALDKNGEPTYGGYSTHIVVDENYTLRIPEGIGLDEAAPLLCAGITLYSPLAHWQAGPGKKVAIVGFGGLGHMGVKIAHALGAEVTVLSQSLKKQEDALKLGADHYYATSDPETFTALRGTFDLVISTVSAPLDFSAYLSLVKTDGALVNVGAPEEPVKVNLFSLIGGRKTLAGSMIGGIAETQEMLDFCAEHGLGAEIELISADRINEAYERVVASDVRYRFVIDTATI; translated from the coding sequence ATGACCACGAACGTGACCACCGTCCCCGCGTACGCCGCACCCGCCGCCAACGCCCCGCTGGAGCGCACCACCGTGCCGCGCCGGCCCGTCGGCGAGCACGACGTCCTCATCGAGATCAAGTACGCCGGAATCTGCCACTCCGACATCCACCAGGCCACCAACGGCTGGGGCGAGGGCATCTTCCCGATGGTCCCCGGCCACGAGATCGCCGGCATCGTCGCCGAGGTCGGCCCCGGCGTCACCAAGTTCCAGGTCGGCGACCGCGTCGGCGTCGGCTGCTTCGTCGACTCCTGCCGCGAGTGCGAGTACTGCCTGCGCGGCCTGGAGCAGTACTGCGTCACCGGCGGCACCGGCACGTACAACGCCCTCGACAAGAACGGCGAGCCGACCTACGGCGGCTACTCCACCCACATCGTCGTCGACGAGAACTACACCCTGCGCATCCCCGAGGGCATCGGCCTCGACGAGGCCGCCCCGCTGCTCTGCGCCGGCATCACCCTCTACTCGCCGCTCGCCCACTGGCAGGCCGGCCCCGGCAAGAAGGTCGCGATCGTCGGCTTCGGCGGCCTCGGCCACATGGGCGTCAAGATCGCCCACGCGCTCGGCGCCGAGGTGACCGTCCTCAGCCAGTCCCTGAAGAAGCAGGAGGACGCCCTCAAGCTGGGCGCCGACCACTACTACGCCACCAGCGACCCGGAGACCTTCACCGCCCTGCGCGGCACCTTCGACCTGGTGATCTCCACGGTCTCCGCGCCGCTCGACTTCAGCGCGTACCTGAGCCTGGTCAAGACGGACGGCGCGCTGGTCAACGTCGGCGCCCCCGAGGAGCCGGTGAAGGTCAACCTCTTCTCCCTCATCGGCGGCCGCAAGACCCTCGCCGGCTCGATGATCGGCGGCATCGCCGAGACCCAGGAGATGCTCGACTTCTGCGCCGAGCACGGCCTGGGCGCCGAGATCGAACTGATCAGCGCCGACCGGATCAACGAGGCGTACGAACGCGTCGTCGCGAGCGACGTCCGCTACCGCTTCGTCATCGACACGGCGACGATCTGA
- a CDS encoding DUF1330 domain-containing protein: MTAYAIGNLHPKPVLDEEVFVYMERIQATLDPFGGRFLVHGAPAREVREGTWPGAVVIIGFPTYEDARGWYDSEPYQALIPLRTRHMAGDVLLIDGVPEGYEAAATAARLRAAVN, translated from the coding sequence ATGACCGCATACGCCATCGGAAACCTGCACCCGAAGCCCGTCCTCGACGAGGAGGTCTTCGTCTACATGGAGCGCATCCAGGCCACCCTCGACCCCTTCGGCGGCCGCTTCCTCGTCCACGGCGCCCCCGCCCGCGAGGTCCGCGAGGGCACCTGGCCCGGCGCCGTCGTGATCATCGGCTTCCCGACGTACGAGGACGCCCGCGGCTGGTACGACTCCGAGCCCTACCAGGCCCTGATCCCCCTCCGCACCCGGCACATGGCCGGCGACGTCCTCCTGATCGACGGCGTCCCGGAGGGCTACGAGGCGGCGGCGACCGCGGCCCGGCTCCGCGCGGCCGTCAACTGA
- the msrA gene encoding peptide-methionine (S)-S-oxide reductase MsrA, with the protein MFLSRTPVLPTPEQALRGRPEPEFSVPERHTVLGNPLLGPYPEGLEVADFALGCFWGAERKFWQTEGVWTTLVGYQGGYTPNPSYEEVCSGLTGHTEVVRVVFDPSKVSYESLLKLFWESHDPTQGFRQGNDVGTQYRSAIYTHSPAQAEQAEASREAYQKVLTGSGYGEITTHVLPADETRPFYPAEAYHQQYLDKNPAGYCGIGGTGVSCPIGVAKADG; encoded by the coding sequence ATGTTCCTGTCCCGCACCCCCGTCCTCCCCACTCCCGAGCAGGCCCTGCGCGGCCGCCCCGAGCCGGAGTTCTCCGTGCCCGAGCGCCACACCGTCCTCGGCAACCCGCTCCTCGGCCCCTACCCGGAGGGCCTGGAGGTCGCCGACTTCGCGCTGGGCTGCTTCTGGGGAGCCGAGCGCAAGTTCTGGCAGACCGAGGGCGTCTGGACGACCCTCGTCGGCTACCAGGGCGGCTACACGCCGAACCCGTCGTACGAGGAGGTCTGCTCCGGCCTGACCGGGCACACCGAGGTCGTCCGCGTCGTCTTCGACCCGTCGAAGGTCTCGTACGAGTCGCTCCTGAAGCTCTTCTGGGAGTCCCACGACCCCACCCAGGGCTTCCGCCAGGGCAACGACGTGGGCACCCAGTACCGCTCGGCGATCTACACCCACTCCCCCGCCCAGGCGGAGCAGGCAGAGGCCTCCCGCGAGGCCTACCAGAAGGTCCTGACGGGCTCGGGCTACGGCGAGATCACCACCCACGTCCTCCCGGCCGACGAGACCCGCCCCTTCTACCCGGCTGAGGCCTACCACCAGCAGTACCTGGACAAGAACCCCGCGGGCTACTGCGGCATCGGCGGCACGGGCGTCTCCTGCCCGATCGGGGTCGCGAAGGCCGATGGCTGA
- a CDS encoding DUF4034 domain-containing protein encodes MARLIPLTVLAVCLYFWFKSRRAAKAGGTANPDSSRSKNAEAAARLGLLPADRLDTEEINPPSPERTAVTETVRAGDWAAGAAYVEGAGRDWYERDRRISLLAEAAVEDDAWLLAWRRERPEDPAAAAVHASSLVYLAWEIRGSKQARHTTEEQFASFHRVLKEAREAFARAQELAGDDPTPFIDELPLAMGLGYPHEAFEAIWTEIEKRDPHHFSAYGSGVQYWCRKWRGSHEQALAFARRGAEGARPGQLLTLFPLEAYFEQETYENDVEPQDFYNRPEVVAATEAALADLAAAERVLDARDPRIVQTRHLVAWMLYWQDRYEEALAQFRLVDGYIGCRPWNYAGDPKARYTRVRDYTAAQVLKARGD; translated from the coding sequence ATGGCCCGTCTCATCCCGCTGACCGTGCTCGCGGTCTGCCTCTACTTCTGGTTCAAGTCCCGCCGCGCCGCGAAGGCGGGCGGGACCGCGAACCCCGATTCCTCTCGGAGCAAGAACGCCGAGGCCGCAGCACGCCTCGGCCTGCTGCCCGCCGACCGCCTCGACACCGAGGAGATCAACCCGCCGTCGCCGGAGCGCACCGCCGTCACCGAGACGGTGCGGGCCGGTGACTGGGCGGCCGGTGCCGCGTACGTGGAGGGGGCGGGCCGCGACTGGTACGAGCGCGACCGGCGGATCAGCCTCCTCGCGGAGGCGGCCGTCGAGGACGACGCCTGGCTGCTCGCCTGGCGGCGCGAGCGCCCGGAGGACCCGGCGGCGGCCGCGGTGCACGCCTCCTCGCTGGTCTACCTGGCGTGGGAGATACGGGGCTCCAAGCAGGCCCGGCACACCACCGAGGAGCAGTTCGCCTCCTTCCACCGGGTCCTGAAGGAGGCCCGCGAGGCCTTCGCGCGGGCGCAGGAGCTGGCGGGCGACGACCCGACCCCGTTCATCGACGAGCTGCCGCTCGCCATGGGGCTCGGCTATCCGCACGAGGCGTTCGAGGCGATCTGGACCGAGATCGAGAAGCGCGACCCGCACCACTTCTCGGCGTACGGCAGCGGCGTGCAGTACTGGTGCCGCAAGTGGCGCGGCTCGCACGAGCAGGCGCTCGCGTTCGCCCGGCGCGGGGCGGAGGGGGCCCGGCCGGGGCAGCTGCTCACCCTGTTCCCGCTGGAGGCGTACTTCGAGCAGGAGACGTACGAGAACGACGTCGAGCCGCAGGACTTCTACAACCGGCCCGAGGTCGTGGCGGCCACCGAGGCCGCCCTCGCGGACCTGGCGGCGGCGGAGCGGGTGCTCGACGCGCGGGACCCGCGGATCGTGCAGACCCGGCACCTGGTGGCCTGGATGCTGTACTGGCAGGACCGCTACGAGGAGGCGCTGGCCCAGTTCCGGCTGGTGGACGGGTACATCGGCTGCCGGCCCTGGAACTACGCGGGCGACCCGAAGGCCCGGTACACCCGGGTACGGGACTACACGGCGGCACAGGTCCTGAAGGCGCGCGGCGACTGA
- a CDS encoding M48 family metallopeptidase, with the protein MGATLRAVRALVLLSGFYALCLGLLALLGAADWAAVLWAPAAIRIKILIVSVLLAIPVFRGMLMLRTPRDEEPGGVLVTEADEPRLWRTVRELAREVGTRAPDEIRLTADVNAAVTEDARLLGLLGGVRRLYLGLPLMAGLDEAGLRAVLAHELGHYVNSDTRLAAIGARGRVQVGRIVELFRAKADAKVEKERARQERKSEKRVARGRKAKEIDTTGAGVTYRTMAKIYTAYGRLYLRSTLSGARRQELAADLAAARIAGRDATARALRDIPAIDAANDFYLSSYATLGTEFGLLPARGEVFGGVRHLLAARADELAGLREEIPDEPASPYDSHPPAAERVARVEALPDDGRAAEDSGPALGLLASPEAALAAIEDATLAPEAQRMRRLDWPDLVHESMSARVAQGTEELRTAAHAVTGAPWAAPLPALLDAIDAGSAWEIADRLPKSEEAAAATGRAAREFARPALRRGLSALVTDELLRSGRARWELSWTGPATLTLPDGTADALPAALDAATADLPDTAPLRTLLSQQAPLPL; encoded by the coding sequence ATGGGCGCGACCCTGCGTGCCGTGCGCGCGCTCGTACTGCTGTCCGGTTTCTACGCGCTCTGCCTCGGCCTGCTCGCCCTGCTCGGCGCCGCCGACTGGGCCGCCGTGCTGTGGGCCCCGGCCGCGATCCGGATCAAGATCCTCATCGTCTCCGTACTCCTCGCGATCCCCGTCTTCCGGGGCATGCTCATGCTGCGCACCCCGCGCGACGAGGAGCCCGGCGGCGTCCTCGTCACCGAGGCCGACGAGCCGCGGCTGTGGCGGACCGTGCGCGAACTGGCCCGCGAGGTCGGCACCCGCGCCCCGGACGAGATCCGGCTGACCGCCGACGTCAACGCCGCCGTCACCGAGGACGCCCGCCTCCTCGGCCTCCTCGGCGGCGTCCGCAGGCTGTACCTGGGCCTGCCCCTGATGGCCGGCCTCGACGAGGCCGGGCTGCGCGCCGTCCTCGCCCACGAGCTGGGTCACTACGTCAACTCCGACACCCGCCTCGCCGCGATCGGCGCACGCGGACGCGTACAGGTCGGCCGCATCGTCGAACTGTTCCGGGCCAAGGCCGACGCGAAGGTCGAGAAGGAGCGGGCCCGCCAGGAGCGCAAGTCCGAGAAGCGGGTCGCACGCGGCCGGAAGGCCAAGGAGATCGACACCACCGGCGCCGGCGTCACCTACCGCACCATGGCGAAGATCTACACCGCGTACGGCCGGCTCTACCTGCGCTCCACCCTGTCCGGCGCCCGCCGCCAGGAACTCGCCGCCGACCTCGCCGCGGCCCGGATCGCGGGCCGCGACGCCACCGCGCGGGCCCTGCGCGACATTCCCGCGATCGACGCGGCGAACGACTTCTACCTGTCCTCGTACGCCACGCTCGGCACCGAGTTCGGGCTCCTCCCGGCGCGCGGCGAGGTGTTCGGCGGCGTACGGCACCTGCTCGCGGCCCGCGCCGACGAGCTGGCCGGGCTGCGCGAGGAGATCCCCGACGAGCCCGCCTCCCCCTACGACTCGCACCCGCCGGCCGCCGAACGGGTCGCCCGCGTCGAGGCGCTCCCCGACGACGGCCGCGCGGCGGAGGACTCCGGCCCCGCGCTCGGCCTGCTCGCCTCGCCCGAGGCCGCGCTGGCCGCGATCGAGGACGCGACGCTCGCCCCGGAGGCCCAGCGGATGCGCCGCCTGGACTGGCCCGACCTCGTCCACGAGTCGATGAGCGCCCGGGTCGCCCAGGGCACGGAGGAGCTGCGCACGGCGGCCCACGCGGTCACCGGGGCGCCGTGGGCGGCGCCGCTCCCCGCCCTGCTCGACGCGATCGACGCGGGCTCGGCCTGGGAGATCGCCGACCGGCTCCCGAAGTCAGAGGAGGCCGCGGCGGCGACCGGCCGCGCGGCGCGCGAATTCGCCCGGCCCGCGCTGCGTCGGGGCCTGTCGGCCCTGGTCACGGACGAACTCCTGCGCTCGGGCCGCGCCCGCTGGGAGCTGTCCTGGACCGGCCCCGCCACCCTGACGCTGCCCGACGGCACGGCGGACGCACTGCCGGCCGCCCTGGACGCGGCGACGGCGGACCTGCCGGACACGGCCCCACTGCGCACACTGCTGTCGCAGCAGGCCCCGCTGCCCCTCTGA
- a CDS encoding cystathionine gamma-synthase, producing the protein MSDQHSHQSFETRAIHAGNTADPLTGAVVPPIYQVSTYKQDGVGGLRGGYEYSRSANPTRTALEENLAALEGGRRGLAFASGLAAEDCLLRTLLVPGDHVVIPNDAYGGTFRLFAKVVQRWGVDFSVANTSDIESVRAAVNDRTKLIWVETPSNPLLGITDIEAVAGVARQAGVKLVVDNTFASPYLQQPLALGADVVVHSLTKYMGGHSDVVGGALVTADEALGEELAYHQNAMGAVAGPFDSWIVLRGIKTLAVRMDRHSENATKIAEMLTQHPKVTQVLYPGLPEHPGHEIAAKQMRSFGGMISFRVQGGEEAAVEVCNRAQLFTLGESLGGVESLIEHPGRMTHASVAGSALEVPADLVRISVGIENVEDLLADLRQALG; encoded by the coding sequence ATGAGCGACCAGCACTCCCATCAGAGTTTCGAGACCCGCGCGATCCACGCGGGCAACACCGCCGACCCGCTGACCGGCGCGGTCGTCCCGCCCATCTACCAGGTGTCCACCTACAAGCAGGACGGCGTGGGCGGGCTGCGCGGCGGTTACGAGTACAGCCGCAGCGCCAACCCCACCCGTACCGCCCTTGAGGAGAACCTCGCGGCCCTGGAGGGCGGCCGCCGCGGTCTCGCCTTCGCGTCGGGCCTCGCCGCCGAGGACTGCCTGCTGCGCACGCTCCTCGTGCCCGGCGACCACGTGGTCATCCCGAACGACGCCTACGGCGGCACCTTCCGGCTCTTCGCCAAGGTCGTGCAGCGCTGGGGCGTCGACTTCTCCGTCGCGAACACCTCGGACATCGAGTCGGTGCGCGCCGCGGTCAACGACCGTACGAAGCTGATCTGGGTCGAGACCCCCTCGAACCCGCTCCTCGGCATCACCGACATCGAGGCCGTCGCCGGCGTCGCCCGCCAGGCCGGCGTGAAGCTCGTCGTCGACAACACCTTCGCCTCGCCCTACCTCCAGCAGCCGCTGGCGCTCGGCGCGGACGTCGTCGTGCACTCCCTCACCAAGTACATGGGCGGCCACTCCGACGTCGTCGGCGGCGCGCTCGTCACCGCCGACGAGGCGCTCGGCGAGGAACTCGCCTACCACCAGAACGCGATGGGCGCGGTCGCCGGTCCCTTCGACTCGTGGATCGTGCTGCGCGGCATCAAGACCCTCGCCGTGCGCATGGACCGGCACAGCGAGAACGCGACGAAGATCGCCGAGATGCTCACCCAGCACCCGAAGGTCACCCAGGTCCTCTACCCGGGCCTCCCGGAGCACCCGGGCCACGAGATCGCGGCCAAGCAGATGCGCTCCTTCGGCGGCATGATCTCCTTCCGCGTGCAGGGCGGCGAGGAAGCGGCCGTCGAGGTCTGCAACCGCGCGCAGCTCTTCACCCTCGGTGAGTCGCTGGGCGGCGTCGAGTCCCTCATCGAGCACCCGGGCCGGATGACCCACGCCTCCGTCGCGGGCTCCGCCCTGGAGGTCCCGGCCGACCTGGTCCGCATCTCGGTGGGCATCGAGAACGTCGAGGACCTGCTCGCCGACCTGCGCCAGGCGCTGGGCTAG
- a CDS encoding sigma factor-like helix-turn-helix DNA-binding protein: MREQQRGRSAERARRNREFEAFVAGAAGRLLHAATLLTAETRARNPYAQALLTAALAHTYAVWDRLRDEDPYDLARRDLAARFARTAWRHHGGQGGGVLAVLSPQERLVVVLRLYEGVAEEQVAALLGLSEARVRAVCARSVATLRAAARGAAEARGGAGAASRPDTGAAA, encoded by the coding sequence GTGCGAGAGCAGCAGCGTGGGCGGAGTGCCGAACGCGCCCGCCGCAACCGGGAGTTCGAGGCGTTCGTGGCCGGGGCGGCGGGCCGGCTGCTGCATGCCGCGACGCTGCTCACCGCCGAGACCCGCGCCCGCAACCCGTACGCCCAGGCCCTGCTGACCGCCGCGCTCGCACACACGTACGCGGTGTGGGACCGGCTGCGCGACGAGGACCCGTACGACCTCGCGCGGCGCGACCTCGCCGCCCGCTTCGCACGCACCGCCTGGCGGCACCACGGCGGCCAGGGGGGCGGGGTGCTCGCCGTGCTCTCCCCGCAGGAACGGCTCGTCGTCGTCCTGCGGCTGTACGAGGGGGTTGCGGAGGAGCAGGTCGCGGCGCTGCTCGGCCTGTCGGAGGCCCGCGTCCGCGCCGTGTGCGCCCGCTCGGTCGCGACGCTGAGGGCGGCGGCGCGGGGCGCGGCGGAGGCCCGGGGCGGCGCGGGGGCCGCCTCCCGGCCGGACACCGGGGCCGCCGCGTGA